In Corylus avellana chromosome ca2, CavTom2PMs-1.0, the following proteins share a genomic window:
- the LOC132171898 gene encoding uncharacterized protein LOC132171898, whose amino-acid sequence MLGSTMTWFNNLIGRLNIMFPGLRVHGHAIPAHYNEKTENPLLDQRTGKRFERKDQQQDTGRVDMQRRNWRNESRRNNREPEKQQQQVERPPSPETWRKPVEQPKPASPDSSGLRYGKAASAVELAQAYSRSVSDPKTADRFSVQRGLPSRTQMPFSRLMGPTPRPQINGY is encoded by the exons ATGTTGGGATCAACCATGACTTGGTTCAACAATCTGATAGGCA GATTGAACATAATGTTCCCAGGACTCAGAGTTCATGGGCATGCAATTCCTGCACATTACAATGAAAAAACGGAGAATCCTCTTCTTGATCAAAGGACCGGGAAGAGATTTGAGAGGAAAGATCAGCAGCAAGACACTGGGAGAGTTGATATGCAGAGGAGGAACTGGCGTAATGAGAGCCGGAGGAATAACAGAGAGCCCgagaagcagcagcagcaggtAGAGAGGCCACCTTCACCCGAGACTTGGCGCAAACCTGTAGAGCAGCCAAAACCAGCCTCCCCTGACTCCAGTGGTCTGCGCTATGGAAAAGCAGCTTCAGCCGTTGAGCTGGCTCAAGCATACTCTAGATCAGTCTCAGATCCAAAGACAGCCGATCGCTTTTCAGTCCAAAGGGGCCTTCCTAGCCGGACCCAAATGCCGTTTTCACGGCTGATGGGTCCAACCCCAAGACCTCAGATTAATGGTTACTGA